A window of the Bdellovibrio sp. ZAP7 genome harbors these coding sequences:
- the clpB gene encoding ATP-dependent chaperone ClpB — protein sequence MSNDIEKMTRKSQEAMQAAAKLAERKSNPSVEPEHLLLELVQQSEGIIPRLLDKLNVAQADFLSELRKKVDRFPTVTGGGQKQFASPRLEKIFRGAEIEADEWGDAYISTEHFFLAMLKGTDGELNAFFKKFNLNPDKVKNSLREMRGNQKVTDDDPENKYEVLTKYARDLTALAAEGKLDPVVGRDEEIRRVVQVLSRRTKNNPVLIGEPGVGKTAIAEGLAIRILKHDVPDNLIGKKLMSLDMGALIAGAKYRGEFEDRLKAVIKEVTSSEGQIILFIDELHTLVGAGKTDGAMDAGQLLKPALARGELRCIGATTLDEYRKYIEKDAALERRFQTVMVEEPSEEDAITILRGLKEKYEVHHGIRITDSALVSAVKLSRRYITNRFLPDKAIDLIDEAASKLGIETRSVPEEVDKIERELMQLRIEKEALKKEKEEGAKERITVIDKEIAGLSAKNQLLREQWEFEKGGITQIKKLKADIEDLKVAISKAEREGDLGKAAELKYGKLPETENKLKAMEERSKEQNGNENRMLKEEVGPEDVAEVVAKWTGVPVSKMLESESQKLLHMEDELKKRVVGQDHALTVVADAIRRARAEISDPNRPIGTFMFLGPTGVGKTETVKALAEFMFDDEQAVVRIDMSEYMEKHAVSRLVGAPPGYVGYEEGGQLTEAVRRRPYSVVLLDEVEKAHPDVFNILLQVLDDGRLTDGQGRTVDFKNTVLIMTSNVGSQSILDPKMNDDAKQKAVTEALREHFRPEFLNRIDEVVIYHSLGQDQIAGIVQVQLDLVAQRLKGKKIGISFSKEAVEFLARKGYDPIYGARPLKRVIQTELLNPLSKQIISGGVKAGDTVEVKADSNHLTF from the coding sequence ATGAGCAACGATATTGAAAAAATGACGCGAAAAAGCCAAGAGGCAATGCAGGCTGCTGCAAAGCTGGCTGAACGCAAGTCAAACCCATCTGTTGAGCCAGAACATCTTTTGTTAGAGCTGGTACAGCAAAGTGAGGGAATTATCCCTCGTCTTCTAGACAAACTAAATGTCGCTCAAGCGGACTTCTTGAGTGAACTTCGTAAAAAAGTCGATCGCTTTCCGACTGTCACGGGTGGCGGGCAAAAACAATTTGCCAGTCCACGCCTGGAGAAAATTTTCCGCGGGGCGGAGATTGAGGCCGACGAGTGGGGCGATGCCTATATTTCAACTGAACACTTCTTTTTAGCGATGCTAAAAGGAACTGATGGAGAGTTGAATGCATTCTTTAAAAAGTTCAACCTGAACCCAGATAAAGTTAAAAATTCTTTAAGAGAAATGCGTGGCAATCAAAAAGTCACTGATGACGATCCAGAAAACAAGTACGAGGTTTTGACCAAGTACGCACGTGATCTGACGGCTTTAGCCGCCGAAGGTAAACTAGACCCTGTGGTCGGTCGGGATGAAGAGATTCGTCGCGTGGTGCAGGTGTTGTCGCGTCGTACAAAAAATAATCCTGTTTTGATCGGGGAACCCGGTGTGGGTAAAACCGCAATCGCCGAGGGTTTGGCGATTCGTATCTTGAAGCACGACGTGCCGGATAATTTGATTGGTAAAAAATTGATGTCCTTGGATATGGGGGCTTTGATCGCAGGTGCAAAATACCGCGGTGAATTTGAAGATCGTTTGAAAGCGGTCATCAAAGAAGTCACGTCCAGCGAAGGTCAGATTATTCTATTCATCGACGAACTTCATACACTTGTTGGTGCTGGGAAGACAGATGGGGCAATGGATGCTGGTCAATTGTTAAAACCAGCTTTGGCCCGTGGCGAACTTCGCTGTATCGGTGCCACCACGTTGGATGAGTATCGCAAGTACATCGAAAAGGATGCGGCCCTTGAGCGTCGTTTCCAGACGGTCATGGTCGAAGAACCTAGTGAAGAAGATGCGATCACGATCCTTCGTGGCTTGAAAGAAAAATACGAAGTGCATCACGGGATTCGTATCACTGATTCGGCCTTGGTTTCGGCGGTGAAACTTTCTCGTCGTTATATCACCAATCGTTTCTTGCCCGACAAGGCGATCGACTTGATCGACGAAGCGGCAAGTAAGTTGGGTATCGAGACTCGCTCTGTCCCTGAAGAAGTGGATAAAATTGAGCGCGAGTTAATGCAGCTGCGAATTGAAAAAGAAGCTTTGAAAAAAGAAAAAGAAGAAGGTGCGAAGGAACGCATCACTGTGATCGATAAAGAGATCGCAGGTCTAAGTGCCAAGAACCAGCTTTTGCGCGAGCAATGGGAATTTGAAAAGGGTGGTATCACTCAGATCAAAAAACTCAAGGCGGATATTGAAGACCTCAAGGTCGCAATTTCCAAAGCCGAGCGTGAAGGCGATTTGGGCAAAGCCGCAGAGCTAAAATACGGAAAACTTCCAGAGACCGAGAACAAACTTAAAGCCATGGAAGAACGTAGCAAAGAGCAAAACGGCAATGAAAACCGCATGCTGAAAGAAGAAGTGGGGCCTGAAGACGTGGCAGAAGTTGTCGCGAAATGGACGGGTGTTCCAGTTAGCAAAATGCTTGAAAGTGAAAGCCAAAAACTTTTGCACATGGAAGATGAGCTTAAAAAACGCGTTGTCGGTCAGGACCATGCATTAACGGTAGTGGCAGATGCCATTCGCAGAGCACGTGCAGAGATCTCCGATCCAAATCGACCTATTGGAACATTCATGTTCTTGGGGCCAACGGGGGTGGGTAAAACTGAAACCGTTAAGGCCTTGGCTGAATTCATGTTCGATGATGAGCAAGCAGTTGTTCGTATCGACATGAGTGAATACATGGAAAAACACGCCGTGTCTCGTTTGGTGGGAGCGCCTCCGGGATATGTGGGCTACGAAGAGGGTGGTCAATTGACTGAGGCCGTTCGTCGCAGACCTTACAGCGTCGTTTTGTTGGACGAAGTCGAGAAGGCTCATCCGGATGTGTTCAATATCCTGTTGCAGGTTTTGGACGACGGTCGATTGACAGATGGTCAAGGTCGCACGGTGGATTTTAAAAACACAGTTTTGATCATGACTTCGAATGTGGGTTCGCAATCGATTTTAGATCCAAAAATGAACGACGATGCAAAACAGAAAGCGGTGACAGAAGCCTTGCGCGAACATTTCCGCCCAGAGTTTTTGAATCGTATTGATGAAGTTGTGATCTATCATTCTTTGGGTCAGGATCAAATTGCCGGCATTGTGCAGGTGCAGTTGGATCTGGTTGCGCAAAGATTGAAAGGCAAAAAGATCGGTATCTCATTCAGCAAAGAAGCTGTGGAGTTCCTGGCTCGCAAAGGCTACGACCCAATTTATGGGGCTCGTCCTTTGAAGCGCGTGATCCAAACAGAGTTGTTAAATCCACTCTCGAAACAGATCATCAGTGGCGGTGTAAAAGCAGGTGACACAGTTGAAGTGAAAGCGGATTCCAATCATTTGACATTCTAA
- a CDS encoding DUF1328 domain-containing protein: MLRAAIAFFILAIVAFVLGANGVAGISMEVGRLLLIVFLVLAVISFFVNMIGRRGPR; the protein is encoded by the coding sequence ATGTTACGGGCTGCAATCGCATTTTTTATTTTAGCCATCGTAGCGTTTGTTTTAGGCGCTAATGGCGTGGCGGGAATATCAATGGAAGTCGGAAGACTGCTGTTGATCGTGTTCTTAGTACTGGCTGTTATCAGCTTCTTCGTCAATATGATTGGCCGAAGAGGACCAAGGTAA
- a CDS encoding sigma-54-dependent Fis family transcriptional regulator, with amino-acid sequence MESGDIIAESPAFISALSLARKVAESCSNVLITGESGTGKEVIAKFIHSQSPRNSRSFVALNCAAIPDNLLESELFGYARGAFTGAHNSKAGLLEEAEGGTLFLDEIADLDISLQAKLLRVLQERKIKRLGENTLRPINIRVIAATHENLNRAVQTKKFREDLFFRLNVISINVPSLRERREDILPLATHFLRKFSTINAKNILGLTPAANEFLLQESWQGNVRELENRIERAVVLALNSHIEVEDLHPQASTFTQQKQNTISFLRDKVNECPSKILTIDDMNQLYIEYALSLNNGAKEKTARDLGIDRKTLYRKLGKRHPTL; translated from the coding sequence ATGGAAAGCGGAGACATCATAGCAGAAAGTCCCGCTTTTATTTCTGCCTTGTCGTTAGCTCGCAAAGTTGCTGAAAGTTGCTCCAATGTTCTGATCACAGGCGAAAGTGGCACCGGCAAAGAAGTCATTGCCAAATTTATTCACTCCCAAAGCCCACGAAACTCGCGAAGCTTCGTCGCGCTGAATTGCGCAGCCATCCCTGACAATTTATTAGAATCAGAACTTTTCGGTTATGCTCGCGGAGCCTTCACGGGTGCACATAACAGCAAGGCGGGATTACTGGAAGAAGCCGAAGGCGGCACTCTGTTTCTAGACGAGATTGCCGACTTAGATATCAGTTTGCAAGCGAAGCTCTTGCGAGTTTTGCAGGAACGCAAAATTAAACGTCTGGGAGAGAACACACTTCGGCCCATCAACATTCGTGTGATTGCAGCGACTCATGAAAATCTGAACCGGGCCGTACAAACTAAAAAGTTCCGCGAAGATCTTTTCTTTCGTTTAAACGTGATCAGCATCAATGTCCCTTCGCTGCGGGAACGACGCGAAGATATTTTGCCCCTTGCCACACATTTTCTAAGAAAGTTTTCAACTATCAATGCTAAGAATATATTAGGATTGACCCCCGCTGCGAATGAATTTTTACTGCAGGAGTCGTGGCAGGGAAATGTGCGGGAACTGGAAAACCGCATCGAACGCGCCGTGGTTTTAGCTCTGAATTCACATATCGAAGTCGAGGATTTGCATCCGCAAGCCAGCACCTTCACTCAACAAAAGCAGAACACGATTAGTTTTTTACGAGATAAAGTAAATGAATGTCCTTCCAAGATCCTAACCATCGACGATATGAATCAGCTTTATATCGAATACGCCTTGTCCCTTAACAATGGCGCAAAAGAAAAGACCGCCCGCGATTTAGGCATCGATCGCAAGACTCTGTATCGCAAACTTGGGAAACGACACCCCACTTTGTGA
- a CDS encoding riboflavin synthase — protein MFSGIVESVMPIESSEELQNAYRIKIKKPSEFNDLKLGDSIACDGVCLTVEAFDEKQMTFALAAETIKVLDWNPSSWIGKKVNLERSLRFGDRIHGHLVTGHVDSLGSVTRSELIGESFFLDVKVQDTILPYVWKKGSITLNGVSLTVNELDKNTVSVCLIPETLKRTNLGEMKVGSKINVEPDYMARAIQRSLEVKKD, from the coding sequence ATGTTTTCTGGAATCGTCGAATCCGTTATGCCAATTGAAAGCTCGGAAGAGCTTCAAAATGCCTATCGCATTAAAATTAAAAAACCTTCTGAATTCAATGATTTAAAGCTCGGGGATAGCATCGCTTGTGATGGTGTTTGCCTGACCGTGGAAGCCTTTGATGAGAAGCAAATGACTTTCGCTCTGGCAGCGGAAACCATCAAGGTCCTTGATTGGAACCCAAGCAGTTGGATCGGCAAAAAGGTCAATTTAGAGAGATCTTTGCGATTTGGTGACCGAATTCATGGTCATTTGGTGACGGGCCACGTTGATAGTTTGGGCTCCGTGACAAGATCCGAGCTGATCGGCGAATCCTTCTTTTTGGACGTAAAGGTTCAGGACACAATCCTGCCTTATGTTTGGAAAAAGGGGAGCATCACGCTAAACGGCGTAAGTCTTACGGTTAACGAGCTTGATAAAAACACAGTCTCTGTCTGCCTGATTCCGGAAACCCTCAAACGCACAAACTTGGGCGAAATGAAGGTTGGCAGCAAAATCAATGTGGAGCCGGATTATATGGCGCGCGCGATTCAACGTTCTTTGGAAGTAAAAAAGGATTAA
- the ribB gene encoding 3,4-dihydroxy-2-butanone-4-phosphate synthase, whose protein sequence is MAFNTIPEILDDVRAGKVVILVDDEDRENEGDLILATDHVNAQAINFMISEARGLVCLCMTPQQMDRLQLPLMVRDEYNYAPNKTAFTVSIEAAEGISTGISAADRAHTCKVAANPHAKPADVHMPGHIFPIRAQHGGVLKRAGHTEASVDLARLAGLNPAAVICEVMNPDGSMARVPDLKEFAKKHGIKIGTIVDLIAYRLANETLVEELANIPLPASFGEGYKARVFRSTVDGLEHLVIQKGEIKKDEAALIRVHVDNFTRDFMAVVQRGASSVVESLKMIEDAGHGAFVLLRGNNRTQGLTQELQALMGMEDLRPSTPLMDERDYGIGAQILREIGANKIRLITNKPEKKVGLKAFDLEIVEIVAIENLKGAH, encoded by the coding sequence ATGGCATTCAATACGATCCCAGAAATTCTTGATGATGTAAGAGCGGGTAAAGTCGTTATCCTGGTGGACGACGAAGACCGTGAAAATGAAGGTGATCTGATTCTTGCGACAGATCACGTGAATGCGCAGGCGATCAACTTTATGATCTCTGAAGCTCGTGGTCTGGTTTGTCTGTGCATGACTCCTCAACAAATGGATCGCTTGCAACTGCCTTTAATGGTTCGTGACGAGTACAACTATGCTCCGAATAAAACAGCCTTCACAGTTTCCATCGAAGCCGCTGAAGGAATCTCTACAGGTATCTCTGCCGCAGATCGTGCTCACACGTGTAAAGTGGCAGCAAATCCTCACGCAAAACCGGCTGACGTTCACATGCCAGGTCATATCTTCCCCATCCGTGCGCAACACGGTGGTGTATTAAAACGTGCAGGACATACAGAAGCTTCTGTGGATCTGGCTCGTTTGGCAGGCTTGAATCCAGCAGCGGTTATTTGCGAAGTGATGAATCCAGATGGTTCCATGGCGCGCGTTCCGGATTTGAAAGAATTCGCAAAAAAGCACGGAATCAAAATCGGTACGATCGTGGACTTGATCGCTTACCGTTTGGCAAATGAAACTTTGGTCGAAGAGTTGGCGAACATTCCTTTGCCAGCTTCTTTCGGTGAAGGTTACAAAGCCCGTGTATTCCGTTCCACAGTGGACGGACTTGAACACTTGGTGATCCAAAAAGGTGAAATCAAAAAAGACGAAGCTGCATTGATCCGTGTTCACGTGGACAATTTCACTCGTGATTTCATGGCTGTTGTGCAAAGAGGCGCTTCGTCAGTTGTCGAAAGTCTAAAAATGATTGAAGATGCTGGTCACGGTGCTTTCGTTCTTCTGCGCGGGAACAACCGTACGCAAGGTTTGACTCAAGAACTTCAAGCTTTGATGGGTATGGAAGATCTGCGTCCATCGACTCCGTTGATGGACGAGCGTGACTACGGTATCGGCGCGCAAATTTTGCGCGAGATCGGTGCGAATAAAATTCGCCTGATCACTAACAAACCGGAAAAGAAAGTCGGTTTGAAAGCATTTGATTTGGAAATCGTTGAAATTGTGGCAATTGAAAATTTAAAAGGGGCTCACTAA
- the ribH gene encoding 6,7-dimethyl-8-ribityllumazine synthase: MASIKVGVVTARWNSEITQKLEEGAISYLESCEGVEIYAALVPGAVEVPLACQAFLDAGCDGVVALGAVIRGETSHYDYVCNSVTDGITRLMLDYKKPIGFGILTTENEEQAIARTGSAEHMNKGEEAAQVVMEMIGLVGEIPATMKTAKMLAAQPAPKAAAKGKAPKAAKAAKKAPAKAKKAAKKAKK; encoded by the coding sequence ATGGCAAGCATCAAAGTTGGCGTTGTAACTGCACGCTGGAATTCTGAAATCACTCAAAAACTTGAAGAGGGAGCAATCTCTTATCTTGAGTCTTGTGAGGGAGTTGAAATTTACGCGGCCTTGGTTCCAGGCGCAGTTGAAGTACCTCTTGCTTGCCAAGCTTTCTTGGATGCAGGTTGTGACGGTGTGGTTGCTTTGGGTGCTGTTATTCGTGGGGAAACTTCTCACTATGATTATGTCTGCAACTCCGTAACTGACGGTATCACTCGCTTGATGCTTGATTATAAAAAACCAATCGGTTTCGGTATTTTGACAACTGAAAACGAAGAGCAAGCGATTGCTCGCACAGGCAGCGCTGAACACATGAACAAGGGTGAAGAAGCAGCTCAAGTTGTTATGGAAATGATCGGTTTGGTGGGGGAAATCCCAGCGACGATGAAAACTGCTAAGATGTTGGCGGCTCAACCGGCTCCAAAAGCTGCAGCAAAGGGAAAAGCTCCAAAGGCAGCTAAAGCAGCAAAGAAAGCTCCGGCTAAAGCAAAAAAAGCCGCGAAAAAAGCTAAAAAGTAA